The DNA region GTGCTGATCATTCTGACGCTGGGGTCGGCGGCAGGAGATGTGGCTTTTTATGACGATGTGCCCCTGCTGCCGGTGCTGGTGGTCTTTATTACGCTGGCGGTGCTGTACCGGCTGGTGATGTGGCTGATGGCGCGTAGCGAAACGCTGGAGGATCTGCTGGAAGGCAAACCCGTCGTTATCATCGAAGACGGCGAGTTAGCCTGGTCGAGGCTGGGCAACGCCAACATGACCGAATTTGAGTTCTTTATGGAACTGCGACTGAACGGTGTTGAGCAACTGGGGCAGGTCAGACTGGCGATCCTCGAAACGAACGGGCAAATCAGCGTCTATTTCTTTGCCGACGAAAAGGTGAAGCCAGGGCTCA from Citrobacter amalonaticus Y19 includes:
- a CDS encoding DUF421 domain-containing protein, which codes for MKAFDLQRMALDKVPLEFLWEVALRSLYTFILVFLFLKLTGRRGVRQMSLFEVLIILTLGSAAGDVAFYDDVPLLPVLVVFITLAVLYRLVMWLMARSETLEDLLEGKPVVIIEDGELAWSRLGNANMTEFEFFMELRLNGVEQLGQVRLAILETNGQISVYFFADEKVKPGLSILPEYCTQRFRVMPDAGDYACVRCSEVVSMSAGDSQFCPRCKNPEWSKASRAKRVV